The following coding sequences are from one Treponema parvum window:
- a CDS encoding sugar ABC transporter ATP-binding protein — protein MCSKIISLKELSKRFPGVLAVDKAGLDIEDGKIHAIVGGNGAGKSTLIKMISGVYPYGTYEGDFYLNGEICQFKSLLDAEAKGIALVPQDLNMVNEMTVADNLFISNQPTKFALVDQYKMMSDAQKILDDFELKLSPATLVKEIGIAQKQLIVIARAMFNRVKVLILDEPTATLSNDESELLFRKVRELRERGVACIYISHRLEEVASISDMITVMRDGRIIETRPTKEITEKEIVSLMVGRDVKDYYPEKTHTPGDILFEAQNLNVYSKKIPGLKIVDNVSFDIKKSEILAVYGLVGSGRTEMAQGIIGSWKGNVEYELRMNGKIIENHSPAAALKNGLSLLPEDRKREGIIGCQSVTHNISASSLDRFSLYGVIDSQKEIKNSIDKINAISIKTNSMRALVNTLSGGNQQKVVLSRLISAETPLLILDEATQGIDVEAKSQIYSILDKLASEGKSILFISSDIAEVMGIADRIMIVRQGKIVKILENKNLDKEKVLWYATVGLNEV, from the coding sequence TTGTGTTCCAAGATAATTTCGCTTAAAGAACTGTCAAAACGGTTTCCGGGTGTATTGGCTGTCGATAAGGCTGGTCTTGATATTGAAGACGGAAAAATTCACGCAATTGTAGGCGGCAACGGAGCCGGAAAGTCGACTCTTATAAAAATGATTTCAGGCGTGTATCCATACGGTACTTATGAAGGTGATTTTTATTTAAATGGAGAAATTTGTCAGTTTAAATCACTTTTAGATGCGGAAGCAAAAGGCATCGCCTTGGTTCCTCAAGATCTCAATATGGTTAATGAAATGACCGTTGCGGATAATTTGTTCATTTCAAATCAACCTACAAAATTTGCTTTGGTCGACCAATATAAAATGATGAGCGATGCGCAAAAAATATTGGATGATTTTGAACTTAAATTGAGCCCTGCAACGCTTGTTAAAGAGATAGGAATCGCTCAAAAACAGCTGATCGTAATTGCAAGAGCGATGTTTAACAGAGTAAAAGTTTTGATACTCGATGAACCTACGGCAACTTTGTCTAACGATGAAAGCGAACTTCTTTTTAGAAAAGTTCGAGAGTTAAGGGAGAGAGGAGTCGCTTGTATTTATATTTCGCATAGATTGGAAGAGGTTGCTTCTATTTCGGATATGATAACGGTAATGCGAGACGGGCGGATTATTGAAACCAGACCGACAAAAGAAATAACCGAAAAGGAAATAGTTTCATTGATGGTTGGGCGTGACGTAAAAGATTATTATCCTGAAAAGACGCATACTCCGGGTGATATATTATTTGAAGCACAGAATCTAAACGTATACAGCAAAAAAATACCGGGATTAAAGATTGTAGATAATGTTTCTTTTGACATAAAAAAAAGTGAAATACTTGCGGTTTACGGGCTTGTTGGATCAGGACGCACCGAAATGGCACAAGGGATCATAGGTTCATGGAAAGGTAATGTCGAATATGAATTAAGAATGAACGGTAAAATTATTGAAAATCACAGTCCTGCAGCCGCATTAAAAAACGGTCTAAGCCTTTTGCCCGAAGATAGAAAAAGAGAAGGAATAATAGGATGTCAATCGGTTACTCATAATATATCCGCATCTTCCTTGGATCGCTTTTCTTTATACGGAGTTATTGATTCGCAAAAAGAAATTAAAAATTCTATAGATAAAATCAATGCCATTTCAATTAAGACGAATTCCATGCGCGCGCTGGTCAATACGTTAAGCGGAGGTAATCAGCAAAAGGTTGTTTTGTCGCGATTGATATCCGCCGAAACTCCTTTACTTATTCTTGACGAGGCTACTCAGGGAATCGATGTAGAAGCTAAAAGTCAAATCTATTCAATATTGGATAAACTTGCAAGTGAAGGTAAATCTATTTTGTTTATTTCTTCTGACATCGCGGAGGTTATGGGGATCGCCGACAGAATTATGATCGTCAGGCAGGGGAAGATTGTAAAAATTTTGGAAAATAAAAATTTGGATAAAGAAAAAGTATTATGGTACGCAACAGTGGGCTTAAACGAGGTGTAG
- a CDS encoding sugar ABC transporter permease: protein MSKFLEYRKLIKPIGMFIGIIAMLLLFNSWTNNVFSSVRNLTLLMKQGSVLMIVACGLMILLIERNFDLSGGAAVYFVSVCVSMFVVNFKWNLYLSIFLAMLIGLLMGAFNGIFVGLIGVPAFIGTLASQLMFKGIGYTWTDAATIGPIPENFAWLSEGYIPPAISALIIGAVMLIGILYTLYSYNKMKLWYGGVRKLAANLAAIIVLGGVMLWVFLGYYGIPMCVFFAMLMVGVTAFISNKTVFGRHIYIIGGNPEAAAVSGIKLKKRVFQSYLYMGCIYGVAGVIISARLGGSTATSGNLIELDAVAAACIGGTSMSGGVGRISGVVMGVFILACIDNVMSLMNVSSYLQMFVKGFILLLAVCMDVYANQSRFKLKKKKS from the coding sequence ATGAGCAAATTTTTGGAATATCGAAAATTAATTAAACCTATTGGAATGTTTATCGGAATTATTGCGATGTTATTATTGTTTAACAGTTGGACAAATAATGTATTTTCATCTGTTCGAAATTTGACATTGTTAATGAAGCAGGGATCCGTATTAATGATAGTTGCTTGCGGATTGATGATCCTGCTCATTGAAAGAAATTTTGATCTTAGCGGTGGAGCTGCCGTATACTTTGTAAGTGTTTGCGTATCGATGTTCGTTGTTAATTTTAAATGGAACCTTTACTTATCGATATTTTTGGCAATGCTTATCGGCTTATTGATGGGGGCGTTTAACGGCATATTTGTGGGATTGATCGGAGTTCCTGCGTTTATCGGAACGCTTGCTTCTCAATTGATGTTCAAAGGTATAGGTTATACATGGACGGATGCGGCGACAATAGGTCCGATCCCTGAAAATTTCGCTTGGTTAAGCGAAGGATATATTCCTCCTGCAATAAGCGCTTTGATAATCGGTGCCGTTATGCTTATAGGCATTCTTTATACTTTATATTCGTATAATAAGATGAAATTATGGTACGGCGGTGTTAGAAAGCTTGCGGCAAACTTGGCAGCCATTATTGTTTTGGGCGGCGTGATGCTATGGGTGTTTTTAGGATATTACGGCATACCGATGTGTGTGTTTTTTGCAATGTTAATGGTAGGCGTTACGGCTTTCATCAGTAATAAAACTGTTTTCGGAAGGCACATTTATATTATCGGCGGGAATCCTGAAGCTGCCGCCGTTTCGGGAATAAAATTAAAAAAACGAGTTTTTCAATCATACCTGTATATGGGATGCATATACGGCGTGGCCGGAGTAATTATTTCCGCACGGCTTGGAGGTTCTACTGCAACGAGCGGAAATCTGATTGAACTTGATGCGGTAGCGGCCGCATGTATCGGCGGTACCAGTATGTCTGGCGGTGTAGGGCGTATTTCCGGCGTGGTGATGGGAGTATTCATTTTAGCATGTATCGATAATGTGATGAGCCTTATGAACGTATCTTCATATTTGCAAATGTTTGTCAAAGGTTTCATCCTATTGCTTGCCGTATGTATGGATGTTTATGCCAACCAATCGCGGTTTAAATTGAAAAAGAAAAAATCATAA
- a CDS encoding substrate-binding domain-containing protein, which yields MKKFLTCVLAIALVGGFVFAGGGKESGSKRVKIGVALASQAQYRFKFDQKIMENKAAELGADIIFQYANYDATKQANQVENLISQGIDVLILNVVSGNMVNLVEKVRKEGIPVITFDNTVEGAQVELNVDRDNVKVGQLQLQSAIDFIGPKGGNVVLVKGDPGSAVAQRISKGYDMVAAKNANIKIVANQFHEAWSPEKALKTVENALSANHDNIQAFVCSADSVAMGIVPAIKAAKLDGKTFLCGMDVEVSAAKLINQGVMTMSIWTDIISGDQRTVEAAVKLAKGEKLVPDEIQKIGGFDIPVLLVDVVPITKTNLRKWLKEIAPEGWATEAEIFGN from the coding sequence ATGAAGAAATTTTTGACATGCGTACTTGCAATTGCACTTGTCGGAGGTTTTGTTTTTGCCGGCGGCGGTAAGGAATCCGGTTCAAAACGAGTTAAAATCGGTGTGGCTCTGGCGTCTCAGGCGCAATATCGCTTTAAATTTGATCAAAAGATAATGGAGAATAAAGCGGCGGAGTTGGGCGCAGACATTATTTTTCAATATGCGAATTATGATGCAACTAAGCAAGCTAATCAGGTAGAAAATTTGATTTCTCAGGGAATAGATGTTCTTATTCTTAATGTTGTAAGCGGAAACATGGTTAATCTTGTTGAAAAGGTACGGAAAGAAGGTATACCGGTTATAACATTTGATAATACTGTAGAAGGCGCTCAAGTAGAACTTAATGTTGATAGGGATAATGTAAAAGTCGGTCAACTGCAATTACAATCCGCTATCGATTTTATCGGCCCCAAAGGCGGAAATGTTGTGCTTGTCAAAGGCGATCCGGGCAGCGCCGTAGCGCAGCGAATCAGTAAGGGATACGATATGGTAGCAGCAAAGAACGCTAATATTAAGATAGTTGCAAATCAGTTTCACGAAGCGTGGTCGCCGGAAAAAGCTTTAAAAACGGTTGAAAATGCTTTGAGCGCCAATCACGACAATATCCAAGCCTTTGTCTGTTCCGCAGACAGTGTTGCTATGGGAATTGTACCTGCAATTAAAGCCGCAAAACTTGACGGAAAAACCTTCCTGTGCGGTATGGACGTTGAAGTATCTGCCGCTAAGTTGATAAATCAGGGTGTTATGACAATGAGCATATGGACTGATATTATTTCCGGCGATCAGAGAACGGTCGAGGCTGCCGTAAAACTTGCAAAAGGTGAAAAACTTGTTCCCGATGAAATTCAGAAAATAGGCGGTTTTGATATTCCCGTATTGCTTGTCGATGTCGTTCCGATTACTAAGACCAATCTTCGCAAGTGGCTTAAAGAGATTGCTCCTGAAGGATGGGCTACCGAAGCTGAAATTTTTGGAAATTAA